A window of the Hordeum vulgare subsp. vulgare chromosome 5H, MorexV3_pseudomolecules_assembly, whole genome shotgun sequence genome harbors these coding sequences:
- the LOC123397288 gene encoding SKP1-like protein 1 — protein MAAEEGEKKMIILKSSDGEEFEIEEAAAMGSQTIRHMIEDGCADNGIPLPNVNAKILSKVIEYCKKHVQANPKPADSDAAGNASSSASAAHEEPAAPTEDLKSFDAEFVKVDQATLFDLIQAANYLNIKGMLDLTCQTVADMIKSKTVEEIRNTFNIVNDFTPEEEAEIRRENQWAFDKE, from the coding sequence ATGGCGGCTgaggaaggagagaagaagatgaTCATACTCAAGAGCTCGGACGGTGAGGAATTCGAGATCGAGGAGGCGGCCGCCATGGGGTCGCAGACCATCCGCCACATGATCGAGGACGGCTGCGCGGACAACGGAATTCCGCTTCCCAACGTCAACGCCAAGATCCTCTCCAAGGTCATCGAGTACTGCAAGAAGCACGTCCAGGCCAACCCTAAGCCGGCCGACTCCGACGCCGCCGGCAACGCTAGCTCCTCCGCCTCTGCTGCACATGAGGAGCCTGCTGCCCCCACGGAGGATCTCAAGAGCTTTGACGCCGAGTTCGTCAAGGTCGACCAGGCCACCCTCTTCGACCTCATCCAAGCTGCAAACTACCTCAACATTAAGGGAATGCTGGATCTTACTTGCCAAACTGTTGCCGACATGATCAAGAGTAAGACTGTTGAAGAAATCCGCAACACCTTCAACATCGTCAATGACTTCACGcccgaggaggaggcggagatcCGCAGGGAGAACCAGTGGGCTTTTGACAAAGAATAG